One part of the Clostridium thermosuccinogenes genome encodes these proteins:
- a CDS encoding DNA topoisomerase III → MGKILVLAEKPSVGRDIARVLNCSRNGNGCLMGDKYIVTWALGHLVTLAEPEAYGEKYKTWNLADLPMLPDKMQLVVIRETAKQFNAVKSLMMRDDVDELVIATDSGREGELVARWIMIKAGWRKPVKRLWISSQTDRAIMEGFKNLKPAQEYDNLFRSAQCRAEADWLVGLNVTRALTCKYNAQLSAGRVQTPTLAMIVERENEIRRFVPKDYWTIQAKVKGFTVHWKDKRSEQTRIFDKAYADSIITKVSGQAGTVVGVKRDAKTELPPLAYDLTELQRDANRRFGYSAKKTLSIMQRLYETHKLVTYPRTDSRYISDDIVPTLPERLKSIAVGPYAEAARSLLRSKIKVTRRLVDNSKVTDHHAIIPTEQYVNLASLNPEERNIYDLIIKRFLAVLSQPFEYEQTTVLIDAAGEYFYAKGKIVKSKGWKAVYDGEEMEYEEDDDEREQSLPEIREGETVKMASVALINGKTKPPARYTEATLLSAMEHPGKFVEDRNLRETLESTSGLGTPATRADIIEKLFDSFYVERRGREIVPTSKGIQLIGLVPEDLRSPELTAKWEQQLQLISRGKADAGKFIAEMKKFASKLVADVVAANETYRHDNLTKEKCPQCGKYLLDVNGRKGKMLVCPDRECGYRKSISILSNARCPECHKKMEIRGEGEKKAFYCVCGFKESMDAFKKRKSEQVNRKEIVKFLKQQDTKESINSALADALAELKRKL, encoded by the coding sequence ATGGGAAAAATACTGGTTTTGGCAGAAAAGCCTTCAGTAGGGAGAGATATTGCAAGAGTGTTGAACTGCAGCCGTAATGGAAACGGCTGCCTTATGGGGGATAAATATATTGTGACCTGGGCGCTTGGGCATCTGGTCACCTTGGCAGAACCCGAAGCCTATGGAGAAAAATATAAAACATGGAATCTGGCAGATCTCCCCATGCTTCCGGATAAAATGCAGCTGGTGGTGATAAGGGAGACTGCCAAGCAATTCAATGCGGTTAAAAGCCTGATGATGAGGGATGATGTGGACGAGCTGGTGATAGCTACCGACTCAGGACGGGAGGGAGAACTGGTAGCAAGGTGGATCATGATAAAAGCAGGCTGGAGAAAACCTGTAAAAAGGCTGTGGATATCCTCCCAAACCGACAGGGCTATCATGGAGGGATTTAAAAACCTGAAGCCTGCCCAAGAATACGACAACCTTTTCAGGTCTGCACAATGCAGGGCGGAAGCCGACTGGCTCGTTGGCCTTAATGTTACCAGGGCATTAACCTGCAAGTATAATGCCCAGCTTTCGGCCGGAAGGGTGCAGACTCCTACCCTGGCAATGATTGTGGAAAGGGAGAATGAGATTCGGCGGTTTGTGCCTAAGGATTATTGGACAATACAGGCAAAGGTAAAAGGGTTTACCGTGCATTGGAAGGACAAAAGGTCGGAACAGACCAGGATATTTGACAAAGCTTATGCCGACAGCATTATTACCAAGGTAAGCGGGCAGGCGGGCACCGTGGTGGGCGTTAAAAGAGATGCAAAAACCGAGCTGCCGCCCCTGGCATATGACCTTACGGAGCTGCAGAGGGATGCCAACCGTAGGTTTGGATACTCAGCTAAAAAGACCCTGTCCATAATGCAGAGGCTTTATGAAACGCATAAGCTGGTGACATATCCAAGAACCGACTCCAGATATATCAGCGACGATATAGTGCCGACGCTGCCGGAGAGGCTGAAAAGCATAGCGGTAGGACCTTATGCCGAAGCGGCGCGCAGCCTTTTGAGAAGCAAAATTAAAGTGACCAGGAGGTTGGTGGATAACAGCAAAGTCACCGACCATCATGCGATAATACCGACGGAGCAGTATGTGAACCTGGCATCGCTGAATCCGGAGGAGCGGAACATATATGACCTTATCATAAAGAGGTTTCTGGCGGTTCTAAGCCAACCCTTCGAGTATGAGCAGACCACTGTTTTAATCGATGCAGCAGGAGAATATTTTTACGCCAAGGGAAAGATAGTGAAATCCAAAGGTTGGAAGGCTGTTTATGATGGAGAAGAAATGGAGTATGAAGAGGATGATGATGAAAGGGAGCAGTCCCTTCCGGAGATAAGAGAAGGCGAAACGGTAAAGATGGCCTCTGTGGCTTTGATTAACGGAAAAACAAAACCGCCGGCAAGATACACCGAAGCCACGCTGCTGTCAGCAATGGAGCATCCGGGCAAATTTGTGGAGGACAGGAATTTGAGAGAAACGCTGGAGAGCACCAGCGGTCTGGGAACTCCGGCAACGAGGGCTGATATCATCGAGAAGCTCTTTGATTCCTTCTATGTTGAAAGGAGAGGCCGGGAAATCGTTCCCACCTCTAAGGGAATCCAGCTTATAGGCCTTGTTCCGGAAGACCTGAGGTCCCCTGAGCTTACTGCAAAGTGGGAGCAGCAGCTTCAGCTCATCAGCAGGGGAAAGGCGGATGCAGGCAAATTCATAGCTGAAATGAAGAAATTCGCTTCAAAGCTGGTAGCCGATGTTGTTGCCGCCAATGAAACTTACAGGCATGACAATCTTACGAAGGAGAAATGTCCCCAGTGCGGAAAATATCTTCTGGACGTCAACGGCAGGAAAGGAAAAATGCTGGTTTGTCCGGACAGGGAATGCGGATATAGAAAAAGCATATCTATATTATCCAATGCCCGGTGCCCTGAATGTCATAAAAAAATGGAAATCAGGGGCGAGGGAGAGAAAAAAGCCTTTTACTGTGTCTGTGGCTTCAAGGAAAGTATGGATGCGTTTAAAAAGCGAAAAAGTGAGCAGGTAAACAGAAAAGAAATAGTAAAGTTTTTAAAGCAGCAGGACACAAAAGAAAGCATAAATTCTGCTCTGGCAGATGCCCTGGCAGAGTTGAAGAGGAAGCTTTGA
- a CDS encoding DNA-3-methyladenine glycosylase, producing the protein MKLSREFYERDTLLVARELLGKHLVRNTPEGMTIGKIVETEAYIGPDDAAAHTFRSLRSKRTEVAFGPGGFAYVYLIYGMYHCFNIVTNVAEKPEVVLIRALEPVDGLELMMKRRKTDKIKNLCSGPGKLCVAMDITKKDNGVDLCGDSLYLTDGDPVPDENIATTPRINIDYAGEAKNYPWRFVIKDNKFVSVKAPK; encoded by the coding sequence ATGAAGCTTTCAAGAGAATTTTATGAGAGGGATACTCTCCTGGTGGCCAGGGAGCTGCTCGGCAAACACCTTGTACGCAACACCCCGGAGGGTATGACCATAGGAAAAATAGTTGAAACCGAGGCGTACATAGGCCCTGATGACGCTGCCGCCCACACCTTCAGGTCTCTGAGGAGCAAAAGAACGGAGGTCGCCTTCGGTCCCGGCGGCTTCGCATATGTATACTTGATTTATGGCATGTATCACTGCTTCAACATTGTCACAAACGTTGCCGAAAAACCTGAAGTGGTGCTCATTCGCGCTCTGGAGCCTGTGGATGGCCTGGAATTGATGATGAAGCGCAGGAAAACGGACAAAATTAAAAACCTTTGCAGTGGACCCGGCAAGCTCTGCGTTGCCATGGATATCACCAAGAAAGACAACGGAGTGGACTTATGCGGGGACAGTCTGTATCTTACTGATGGCGACCCGGTTCCGGATGAAAATATAGCGACAACCCCCAGGATAAATATAGACTATGCCGGTGAGGCAAAGAATTATCCCTGGAGATTCGTCATAAAGGACAATAAGTTTGTGTCGGTAAAAGCACCAAAATAA
- a CDS encoding energy-coupling factor ABC transporter permease, translating into MHMADALISPAVGGVMWAAAAGTAAYSIKKVQKDLDEKKIPLMGVMGAFVFAAQMINFSIPGTGSSGHLGGGLLLSALLGPYAGFITMASILIIQALFFADGGLLALGCNIFNLGFFTCFVAYPFIYKRILKKAPSPLRILGASVLSAVVGLQLGAFGVVMETMLSGKTELSFGTFTLLMQSIHLAIGVVEGLITAAVLSFVWKARPEILEKVEAGVPLGNVSVKRVISVIAVVAVLTGGVFSWFASSHPDGLEWSIAKVTGQEELESGDGIYKSLEDIQSKTAFLPDYGFRGEKEEEASLMDSNKETSVSGIVGGAMTLAVVAVIGIGIHAIKKGNRLKSQEAK; encoded by the coding sequence ATGCATATGGCAGATGCTTTGATTTCGCCTGCGGTAGGCGGGGTCATGTGGGCTGCAGCTGCAGGAACTGCAGCATATTCAATTAAAAAGGTTCAAAAGGACCTGGATGAAAAGAAAATACCGTTGATGGGAGTTATGGGGGCTTTTGTGTTTGCCGCGCAAATGATTAATTTTTCCATACCCGGTACCGGCTCCAGCGGACACTTGGGCGGAGGACTGCTGCTTTCTGCGCTGCTTGGACCCTATGCCGGATTTATTACCATGGCATCCATACTGATTATTCAGGCATTATTTTTTGCAGACGGAGGACTTCTTGCCCTTGGCTGCAATATATTCAATCTGGGCTTTTTTACATGCTTCGTCGCTTATCCGTTTATTTATAAGCGCATATTAAAAAAGGCGCCTTCCCCGCTGAGGATTCTTGGGGCGTCTGTGCTGTCCGCAGTTGTCGGACTACAGCTGGGGGCTTTTGGTGTCGTTATGGAGACAATGCTTTCCGGAAAGACGGAATTATCCTTTGGCACCTTTACTTTATTGATGCAGTCGATCCATCTGGCTATAGGTGTTGTGGAAGGTCTTATTACGGCAGCGGTTTTATCCTTTGTATGGAAGGCACGGCCTGAAATACTGGAGAAAGTTGAAGCAGGGGTGCCCCTGGGCAATGTTTCGGTCAAAAGGGTAATCTCTGTAATCGCCGTAGTGGCTGTTTTGACCGGGGGAGTATTTTCCTGGTTTGCATCTTCACATCCGGATGGCCTGGAATGGTCCATAGCCAAGGTTACCGGGCAGGAGGAACTGGAAAGCGGAGATGGGATTTATAAGTCACTGGAGGATATCCAAAGCAAAACGGCATTCCTGCCGGATTATGGATTTAGAGGGGAAAAGGAAGAGGAAGCAAGCTTGATGGATTCCAACAAGGAAACCAGCGTATCGGGAATTGTCGGTGGTGCCATGACGCTGGCAGTGGTCGCCGTCATCGGTATAGGAATCCATGCGATAAAGAAAGGAAATAGACTTAAGTCTCAGGAAGCAAAATAA
- the cbiQ gene encoding cobalt ECF transporter T component CbiQ, translating to MPKVTQSLYEMRFLEELSEGNTAIHRIHPAAKLLVTLLFLTAVVSFGKYEIAGLLPLALYPALIFSLGEIPVKPLLKRCLLAAPFAVGIGILNPVFDSTPMEFAGISIAGGWITFASILIKSGLTVVAALLLIATTGMTKTGLALRMIKVPRLMVLQLLLTYRYISVLMEEVARILRAYSMRAPEQKGIDRSIWGSLLGQLMLRSFDRAERVYQAMHLRGFDGNYYDGSTPKARLVDFLYVILWGSFFATARFVNIPELVGSVIMSWTA from the coding sequence ATGCCGAAAGTAACACAATCATTATACGAAATGAGATTTCTGGAGGAGCTGTCCGAAGGCAATACGGCCATACATAGAATTCATCCGGCGGCAAAGCTGCTGGTGACGCTTTTGTTTCTGACGGCAGTTGTATCTTTTGGAAAGTATGAAATTGCCGGATTGCTGCCATTAGCGCTTTACCCAGCTTTGATTTTCAGCCTGGGCGAGATTCCTGTGAAGCCACTATTAAAGAGGTGCCTGCTGGCAGCTCCTTTTGCTGTCGGCATAGGGATTCTGAACCCTGTATTTGACAGCACACCGATGGAGTTTGCGGGAATCAGCATTGCCGGAGGTTGGATTACTTTTGCTTCGATACTCATCAAAAGCGGCTTGACGGTTGTTGCTGCCCTGCTGCTTATTGCCACCACCGGCATGACTAAAACAGGGCTGGCCCTTAGAATGATCAAGGTTCCCCGGTTGATGGTGCTGCAGCTTTTGCTCACCTACCGGTATATATCGGTGCTTATGGAGGAGGTGGCCCGCATACTGCGGGCATATTCCATGAGAGCGCCGGAGCAAAAGGGGATAGACAGGAGCATATGGGGTTCTCTGCTGGGGCAACTGATGCTGAGGTCCTTCGACAGGGCTGAAAGGGTTTATCAGGCGATGCATTTGAGAGGCTTTGACGGCAATTATTATGACGGGAGTACGCCAAAAGCCAGGCTGGTGGATTTTCTTTATGTGATATTATGGGGTTCTTTTTTTGCGACAGCGAGGTTTGTGAATATCCCCGAGCTGGTAGGTTCGGTGATCATGTCATGGACAGCCTGA